The DNA segment ATTGCCGACGCGGGTTATGCCGACGCCATCCACCGCAAGCTGTCCCAGTGTCTCGCCGTTGTTGGCCTCAATGGTTCCGGTCACAGTCAGCGCATACTCACGCCCATCCCTGCGAAACGGCCATACAGGCTCCGCGCGTCGGAAATTGAAATTCAGGCAGTTATGGCGGAGCAGGTCTTCCGGCACGCGCGGCGTGCCGCGCCGGGCGAGATAATCGGGCGAGGCCACGATGGAGCGGCCTGTCTCGCCAATCCGCCGCGCCGTCAGTGCACTGTCCGCCAGCGGCCCGAACCTGATCGCGACATCCGCCTGTCCAGCGGCCACGTCGACCACGGTGTCGGTCAGGCTGATATCGACGAGGATGTGTGGGTAGAGGCGGGCGAAGTCGCCCAGCAAAGGCACAACGCAAAGTCGACCATGCGACAACGACGCGCTCACCCTCAGCCGCCCGCGCGGTGCGCCCTGATCGGCGATAACCCGTTCCGCCTCATCGAGGTCCTTCAGAATGCGCCGCGCCGCGCCGAGATAGCTCTGCCCCTCCGCGGTCAGGGTTAGCGCGCGGGTCGTGCGGATCAGCAGCCGCACGCCCAGACGTGACTCGATCCGGTCGATCGTCCGGCTGATCGCCGACGGTGTGAGACCCAGCGAACGGCCGGCGGCGGAGAAGCTACCCATGCGGGCAATGACCGCGAATATCTCAAGTTCCCTCGCGCGATCTGGGCCGTCCATCGCCATCTTTGCTTTCAGTTCAAAAATGATTGGCCTCCGAGAGGTCTAATCATGGACGAGGCAGGCGTCCATCTTTGCAATGAAATATAATCTGTCCTGTGGAGGCGACTTTGGAATATCGGCAGTTGGGATCGTCAGGGCTTCGGGTTCCCGTGCTCAGTTTCGGTGCGGGAACGTTCGGCGGCGCGGGGCCATTGTTCAGCGCCTGGGGCCAGAGCGACGCCAATGAAGCGCGCCGTCTGGTCGATATTTGCCTGGACGCGGGCGTCAACCTGTTCGACACCGCCGATGTCTATTCCGACGGCGCTTCGGAGCGGGTGCTGGGCGAGGCCATCCGGGGACGGCGCGACGCTGTGCTGATCTCGACCAAGACAGGCCTGCCGACCGGCGACGGTCCGGCCGACTGGGGCGTGTCGCGCAGCCGCCTGATCCGCCAGGTCGAGGCGGCGCTGCGCCGGCTCGGCACGGATTACATCGACTTGCTGCAACTGCACGCCTTCGACGCCTCGACGCCGGCCGAGGAGGTGCTCGCTACGCTGGAGATACTCGTGGCCGCCGGTAAGGTTCGCTACACCGGCGTCTCCAACTATCCCGGCTGGCAGTTGATGAAGGCGCTGGCTGCGGCGGACCGCTACGGGCGACCGCGCTACGTCGCCCATCAGGTCTATTACTCGCTGATCGGCCGCGCCTATGAAGCGGACCTTATGCCTCTTGGAGCGGACCAGGGTGTCGGTGCGCTGGTGTGGAGCCCGCTCGGCTGGGGTCGGCTGACCGGCAAGATCCGCCGGGGCGCACCAATCCCTGAGGGAAGCCGCCTGCATGAGACGGCCGTCTTCGCTCCGCCTGTGGAAGACGAACACCTCTACCATGTGGTCGAAGCGCTGGAGGCTGTCGCTGACGAGACTGGAAAGAGCGTGCCGCAGATTGCCATCAACTGGCTGCTGCAGCGCCCCACGGTCTCCTCCGTCATCATAGGCGCCCGCAACGAGGAACAGTTGCGCCAGAACCTCGGCGCCGTCGGTTGGTCACTGACGCCGGCGCAGATGGCGGCGCTGGATGCCGCCAGCGAAGTCCTGCCGCCCTATCCCCACACGCCCTATCGCCAGCAGGAGGGGTTTGCTCGTCTCAATCCCTCGCTCGTCTGAACGCAAGGCCGTTCACCATGAAGATCAATCCGCCGCTTCTCGCTCTGGCCGCCGGTGCTTTTGGCATCGGCGTGACCGAGTTCGCTCCCATGGGCCTTCTGCCCGTAATCGCCAACGATCTCGGCGTCTCGATTCCGACCGCCGGCCTGCTCATCAGCGCCTATGCGATGGGCGTCATGCTGGGGGCGCCGCTGATGACGCTCACCACCGGCCGGGTGCCGCGCCGAACGCTGCTGATCAGCCTCATGGCGATCTTCACCATCGGCAATCTGCTGGCGGCGATTTCGACCAGTTACGAAATGCTTCTGGTGGCGCGGCTGGTCACCTCGCTCAACCATGGCGCCTTCTTCGGCGTCGGCTCCATCGTCGCCGCCAGCCTCGTGCCGCAGAACCGGCGCGCCGGGGCGGTCGCCGCCATGTTCATGGGGCTGACCATCGCCAATGTCGTCGGCGTGCCGCTCGCGACCTGGGCGGGCGACTTGATAGGGTGGCGCGCCGCCTTCTGGGGCATGGCGGCGCTGGGCCTGGTCGCCATGATGTCGCTGCGCCTGACGCTTCCCAACGTTGCGGCCGCCGTCGGCGGAGACATGATATCCGAATTGAAGGTGCTCGTGCGTGGTCCAGTGCTGCTGGCACTCGCCCTCACTGTACTGAGCTCCACTGCCATGTTCACGGTGTTCACCTATATCGCGCCAATCCTGCAGCAGGAGACCCAGGCCTCCATCGCCTTCGTGACCGCGATGCTCGTGACTTATGGCGTTGGTCTCACCGTTGGCAACTGGCTGGGTGGCCGGTTTGCCGACCGCTCTGTGGACCGCACGTTGATCGCCACACTGATCTCTCTCGTCGTCTTGCTGGTTGCCTTCGCGCTGGCGATGCCGTTTGTGGTGCCGACGGCCGTGCTTATCTTCCTGTGGGGTGTGGCGAGCTTCGCCCTTGTGCCGCCGCTGCAGATGCGGGTCATGGCCGCCGCTTCGGGTGCTCCGAACCTCGCGTCAGCGGTGAACATCGGCGCTTTCAATCTCGGCAATGCCATAGGCGCGGCACTGGGTGGGGCGGTGATCGCCGGCGGGCTGGGCTATCCTGTGGTGTCGCTCGTCGGTGCCATGGCGGCCGCGTCCGGTCTCGCGCTGGTGCT comes from the Ancylobacter pratisalsi genome and includes:
- a CDS encoding LysR substrate-binding domain-containing protein; this translates as MAMDGPDRARELEIFAVIARMGSFSAAGRSLGLTPSAISRTIDRIESRLGVRLLIRTTRALTLTAEGQSYLGAARRILKDLDEAERVIADQGAPRGRLRVSASLSHGRLCVVPLLGDFARLYPHILVDISLTDTVVDVAAGQADVAIRFGPLADSALTARRIGETGRSIVASPDYLARRGTPRVPEDLLRHNCLNFNFRRAEPVWPFRRDGREYALTVTGTIEANNGETLGQLAVDGVGITRVGNFGVVDDIAAGRLVPLLEAFNPGDVEPIHAIFVGGANMPARVRVFIDYLADRLR
- a CDS encoding aldo/keto reductase, which codes for MEYRQLGSSGLRVPVLSFGAGTFGGAGPLFSAWGQSDANEARRLVDICLDAGVNLFDTADVYSDGASERVLGEAIRGRRDAVLISTKTGLPTGDGPADWGVSRSRLIRQVEAALRRLGTDYIDLLQLHAFDASTPAEEVLATLEILVAAGKVRYTGVSNYPGWQLMKALAAADRYGRPRYVAHQVYYSLIGRAYEADLMPLGADQGVGALVWSPLGWGRLTGKIRRGAPIPEGSRLHETAVFAPPVEDEHLYHVVEALEAVADETGKSVPQIAINWLLQRPTVSSVIIGARNEEQLRQNLGAVGWSLTPAQMAALDAASEVLPPYPHTPYRQQEGFARLNPSLV
- a CDS encoding MFS transporter: MKINPPLLALAAGAFGIGVTEFAPMGLLPVIANDLGVSIPTAGLLISAYAMGVMLGAPLMTLTTGRVPRRTLLISLMAIFTIGNLLAAISTSYEMLLVARLVTSLNHGAFFGVGSIVAASLVPQNRRAGAVAAMFMGLTIANVVGVPLATWAGDLIGWRAAFWGMAALGLVAMMSLRLTLPNVAAAVGGDMISELKVLVRGPVLLALALTVLSSTAMFTVFTYIAPILQQETQASIAFVTAMLVTYGVGLTVGNWLGGRFADRSVDRTLIATLISLVVLLVAFALAMPFVVPTAVLIFLWGVASFALVPPLQMRVMAAASGAPNLASAVNIGAFNLGNAIGAALGGAVIAGGLGYPVVSLVGAMAAASGLALVLLMARRRAAVAVCGLP